A genomic window from Flavobacterium hankyongi includes:
- a CDS encoding glycosyltransferase family 4 protein has product MRILFLALTFPKIGHGGNLYTDLMEEFCDQGHEVFVVAPSIDENETGLIDEGGIKVLRVKTMSLLNVGAVKKGLANLLLPFQYKKAIKNHFKSEIIPDLIIMPTPPISLVTVATWLKKKSNAKVYLILRDIFPQNAVDLGMMKKGGFLYRIFRQKERKLYEISDSIGCMSQGNIDYVKKYNPEVAISKLHLLPNWQKEILLNPENRASLREKYGFDDYFVVIFGGNIGLPQKLENILKVAKLYNGNDNVLFFIVGQGTEKERIDALSKQMNLKNVVIKDSLPREDYQNIISAADCGLISLSEKFTIPNIPSKSLSYFNAKIPVLAAIDKNTDYGFLIQEQIRGGVWAPSNEPLKIKEKIDFLRANPQLCTSMGENGYEYFINEVTPKHSYERIMNHV; this is encoded by the coding sequence ATGAGAATACTTTTTTTAGCTTTAACTTTTCCTAAAATTGGACACGGAGGTAATCTTTATACAGATTTAATGGAAGAATTTTGTGACCAAGGACATGAAGTTTTTGTTGTTGCCCCCTCTATTGATGAAAATGAAACTGGATTAATAGATGAAGGAGGAATTAAAGTATTGAGGGTAAAAACAATGTCATTGTTGAATGTTGGAGCTGTCAAAAAAGGTTTAGCTAATTTATTATTGCCTTTTCAATATAAGAAAGCGATAAAAAACCATTTTAAATCAGAAATTATTCCAGATTTAATAATAATGCCTACTCCACCTATAAGTCTTGTTACTGTAGCTACTTGGTTGAAAAAAAAGAGTAATGCAAAAGTCTATCTGATTTTGAGAGATATTTTTCCACAAAATGCTGTTGATTTAGGGATGATGAAAAAAGGAGGTTTTTTGTATCGTATTTTTAGACAAAAAGAAAGAAAGCTCTATGAGATTTCAGATAGTATTGGTTGTATGTCACAGGGGAATATTGATTATGTAAAAAAGTATAATCCAGAGGTTGCAATATCAAAGCTCCATTTGTTGCCAAATTGGCAAAAGGAAATTTTGCTAAATCCCGAAAATAGAGCTTCATTAAGAGAAAAATATGGCTTTGATGATTATTTTGTAGTTATTTTCGGGGGAAATATTGGACTTCCTCAGAAATTAGAAAACATACTTAAAGTTGCAAAATTGTACAATGGGAACGATAATGTACTTTTTTTTATTGTTGGTCAAGGGACAGAAAAAGAAAGAATTGATGCTCTATCAAAGCAAATGAATTTAAAAAATGTTGTGATAAAAGACTCTTTACCACGTGAGGATTATCAAAATATTATTTCAGCTGCTGATTGTGGCTTAATTTCTCTCAGTGAAAAATTCACTATACCTAACATTCCGTCTAAGTCTTTAAGCTATTTTAATGCAAAAATTCCTGTTTTAGCAGCAATTGATAAAAATACTGATTATGGTTTTTTGATTCAAGAACAAATAAGAGGAGGGGTTTGGGCTCCTTCAAATGAACCATTAAAAATTAAAGAAAAAATAGATTTTTTAAGAGCAAATCCGCAACTTTGTACATCTATGGGAGAAAATGGGTATGAGTATTTTATTAATGAGGTTACTCCAAAGCATAGTTATGAAAGGATAATGAATCATGTATAA
- a CDS encoding sugar transferase: MYNFFVKRFLDFILALIGLILLSPVLFLITVLLFFANQGKPFFIQRRPGKNCEVFSIIKFKTMNDKKDEEGKLLHDSERLTPIGKFVRKTSLDEIPQLINVLKGDMSLVGPRPLLTDYVHLYNDFQNRRHEVKPGITGWAQVNGRNAISWDQKFAYDVWYVDHCNFLTDFKIIVKTFLKVLKKEGVNAADSATIEPFTGYN; encoded by the coding sequence ATGTATAATTTTTTTGTCAAACGTTTTTTAGATTTTATTTTAGCTTTGATTGGCTTGATTTTACTTTCGCCAGTTCTTTTTTTGATAACTGTCCTACTTTTTTTTGCCAATCAAGGAAAACCCTTTTTTATACAACGTCGTCCTGGTAAAAATTGTGAAGTTTTTTCCATAATTAAATTCAAGACAATGAATGATAAAAAAGACGAAGAAGGTAAACTACTTCATGATTCGGAAAGATTAACGCCTATAGGGAAATTTGTTAGAAAAACATCTCTGGATGAAATTCCTCAATTAATTAATGTTCTTAAAGGAGACATGAGTTTAGTAGGGCCTAGACCATTATTAACAGACTATGTTCATCTTTATAATGATTTTCAAAATAGAAGACATGAAGTGAAACCAGGGATTACAGGATGGGCTCAAGTTAATGGAAGGAATGCTATTTCTTGGGATCAAAAATTTGCTTATGATGTTTGGTATGTAGATCATTGTAATTTTTTAACTGATTTTAAGATAATAGTAAAGACTTTTTTGAAAGTATTAAAAAAAGAAGGTGTAAACGCTGCTGATTCAGCAACTATTGAGCCTTTTACAGGATATAATTGA
- the wecB gene encoding non-hydrolyzing UDP-N-acetylglucosamine 2-epimerase, whose product MKKLKVMTVVGTRPEIIRLSRVLMALDASEAIEHIIVHTGQNYDYELNQIFFEDLGLRKPDYFLEAAGKTATETVGNILIKIDPLLEQLQPGAFLVLGDTNSCLCAIPAKKRQIPIFHMEAGNRCFDQRVPEETNRKIVDHTADVNLTYSDIAREYLLREGLPADRIIKTGSPMFEVLNHYLPQIEASDVLSRLNLEEGKYFVVSSHREENINSEKNFNGLIESLNLIAEKYQYPIIVSTHPRTRNMIDKKQVKVRPEIRFLKPLGFHDYNALQMRAYAVLSDSGTISEESSILNFRALNIRQAHERPEAMEETSVMMTGLSSERIMQSLVQLKQQNVGKTIRNYRPVADYSMPNVSEKMVRIILSYTDYVNRVVWSKNI is encoded by the coding sequence ATGAAAAAACTAAAAGTAATGACGGTGGTAGGAACCCGTCCGGAGATTATCAGATTATCAAGAGTATTGATGGCTTTGGATGCTTCTGAGGCAATTGAACATATTATTGTTCATACTGGCCAAAATTATGATTATGAACTTAATCAGATTTTCTTTGAAGATTTAGGCTTAAGGAAACCCGATTACTTTTTAGAAGCTGCTGGTAAAACTGCTACCGAAACCGTTGGCAATATTTTAATAAAAATTGATCCACTTTTAGAGCAGCTACAACCTGGCGCTTTTTTAGTTTTGGGAGATACTAACAGTTGTTTGTGTGCCATACCAGCTAAAAAACGTCAAATTCCAATTTTTCATATGGAAGCAGGTAATCGTTGTTTCGATCAACGAGTTCCTGAAGAAACAAACCGTAAAATAGTTGATCATACCGCCGATGTTAACTTAACTTACAGTGATATTGCTAGAGAATATTTACTTCGTGAAGGATTGCCGGCTGACAGAATTATTAAAACAGGTTCTCCAATGTTTGAGGTTTTGAATCATTATCTTCCACAAATAGAAGCTTCAGATGTTTTGTCTCGTTTAAATTTAGAAGAAGGTAAGTATTTTGTTGTTTCATCTCACAGAGAAGAAAATATCAATTCAGAAAAGAATTTTAATGGATTAATAGAAAGTCTAAACTTAATTGCAGAAAAGTATCAATATCCGATTATTGTTTCAACTCATCCAAGAACTAGAAATATGATTGATAAGAAGCAAGTAAAAGTGAGGCCCGAAATCCGATTTTTAAAACCATTAGGATTTCATGATTACAATGCTTTACAAATGAGGGCTTACGCAGTACTTTCTGATAGCGGAACGATTTCTGAAGAAAGTTCTATTTTAAATTTTAGAGCACTCAATATTCGTCAAGCACATGAAAGGCCAGAAGCAATGGAGGAGACTTCAGTAATGATGACAGGTCTTTCCTCAGAGAGAATTATGCAGTCACTAGTTCAATTAAAGCAACAAAATGTTGGAAAAACAATACGTAATTATAGACCAGTTGCTGATTATTCTATGCCTAATGTTTCAGAAAAAATGGTACGTATAATTCTAAGTTATACTGATTATGTGAATAGAGTTGTTTGGTCAAAGAATATATAA
- a CDS encoding acetyltransferase, giving the protein MEKIVIVGAGGFGREVKIIIDAINEIERKYEFLGFYDDGFALDTLVNGFPVLGGIADLNSVSDSISVAVAIGNPIVKSKLLSQLSNNKLTFPTLIHPSAIISKDYVVIEKGCIICAGNIITCNIKIEKFTILNLFCTVGHDTIIGAYSSFMPSVNISGEVKIGECVYVGTGAKIINQLHIGNGTIVGAGAVVSKSLPENCTAVGIPAKPIKFHTNE; this is encoded by the coding sequence ATGGAGAAAATTGTTATTGTTGGAGCTGGAGGATTTGGCCGTGAAGTAAAAATAATTATAGATGCAATCAATGAGATAGAAAGGAAATATGAATTTTTAGGATTCTATGATGATGGTTTTGCTTTAGATACATTAGTAAATGGGTTCCCAGTTTTGGGAGGAATTGCAGATTTGAATTCTGTCTCAGATTCGATAAGTGTAGCTGTTGCTATTGGTAATCCTATTGTTAAGTCTAAATTGTTAAGTCAGTTGTCTAATAATAAGTTAACTTTTCCAACACTTATCCATCCATCAGCAATAATTTCTAAAGATTATGTTGTAATCGAAAAAGGGTGTATTATATGTGCTGGAAATATTATAACTTGTAATATTAAAATTGAAAAATTTACAATTCTAAATTTATTTTGTACGGTTGGTCATGACACAATCATTGGAGCCTATTCATCTTTTATGCCATCTGTAAATATATCTGGTGAAGTAAAAATAGGCGAGTGTGTTTATGTAGGTACAGGAGCAAAAATAATTAATCAATTACATATAGGAAACGGAACAATTGTTGGTGCTGGAGCTGTAGTTTCAAAAAGTTTACCTGAAAATTGTACAGCAGTTGGTATTCCGGCAAAACCTATAAAATTTCATACCAATGAATAA
- a CDS encoding NAD-dependent epimerase/dehydratase family protein, whose product MLKIGITGQNGFVGNHLYNTLGLFPDEFERVDFDKSFFENQQQLDAFVKQCDVIVHLAAMNRHESQEVIYATNLDLVEKLVSSLERTQSKPHLLFSSSSQEERDNLYGKSKKEGRELFVNWAGRNETKFTGLIIPNVFGPFGKPNYNSFVATFCHKLTHNEIPTIDVDGEVKLIYVGELVQEIISQIRTGNSESELIISHTSTHKVSEVLAKLNYYKQTYFDKGEIPVLDTTFDLNLFNTFRCYFDIQNHYPVKFVQHTDPRGAFVEVIRLGVGGQVSFSTTVPGITRGNHYHTRKIERFAVIKGKALIQLRKIGTDEVFNFYLDGDEPAYVDMPIWYTHNIKNIGDEDLYTNFWINEPYNPQDADTYFVEV is encoded by the coding sequence ATGCTAAAAATAGGAATTACAGGACAAAATGGTTTTGTAGGGAATCATTTATACAATACTTTAGGATTATTTCCTGATGAGTTTGAAAGAGTTGATTTTGATAAAAGTTTTTTTGAAAACCAACAGCAATTAGATGCTTTTGTGAAACAATGTGATGTAATTGTTCATTTAGCAGCGATGAATAGACACGAAAGTCAAGAAGTTATATATGCTACCAACTTAGATTTAGTAGAGAAATTAGTTTCATCATTAGAAAGAACGCAATCAAAACCACATTTACTTTTTTCCTCTTCGTCACAAGAAGAAAGAGATAACTTATACGGAAAATCTAAAAAAGAAGGTAGAGAATTGTTTGTAAATTGGGCAGGAAGAAACGAGACAAAATTCACCGGATTAATTATTCCGAATGTTTTTGGTCCTTTCGGAAAACCAAATTATAATTCGTTTGTAGCTACCTTTTGTCATAAATTAACACATAACGAAATACCAACCATTGATGTTGATGGCGAAGTAAAATTGATTTATGTGGGTGAATTGGTTCAGGAAATCATCAGCCAAATCAGAACTGGAAATTCTGAAAGTGAATTAATAATTTCGCATACTTCAACCCATAAAGTTTCGGAGGTTTTAGCCAAATTGAATTATTATAAGCAAACTTATTTCGACAAAGGAGAAATTCCGGTTCTAGATACTACTTTCGATTTGAATTTGTTTAACACGTTCAGATGTTATTTTGATATACAAAATCATTATCCAGTTAAATTTGTTCAGCATACAGATCCTCGAGGAGCTTTTGTTGAGGTAATTAGATTGGGAGTAGGGGGACAAGTTTCTTTTTCTACTACTGTACCAGGTATTACTCGAGGAAATCATTATCATACAAGAAAAATTGAACGTTTTGCTGTTATTAAAGGCAAAGCTTTAATTCAGTTGCGAAAAATAGGAACTGATGAAGTGTTTAATTTTTATCTTGATGGAGACGAGCCAGCTTATGTAGATATGCCCATTTGGTACACCCACAACATAAAAAACATAGGGGATGAGGATTTATATACTAATTTTTGGATAAACGAACCTTATAATCCACAAGATGCAGATACTTATTTTGTTGAAGTATAA